CTGTAAATGAAAAACTTGGCTATTCACACTTAATTGTAAATCGGCTAAATCTACTCCGCTAAGTGAAAAATTGCTCATTGTTTTAGTGATATTTAGCTGCTCTAAGTGTAGTTTTTCACTATTAATCATGCCGCTCAGAGTAAGTTGATTTTGGCTGGCTTGGTTAAAAGAAAATTCACTAGTTAACTTAGCCACAGCCAATGCACCTATCTGTAAGTTGTTCACTAACAGTTGCTGTTTGTCATCACTGATTGTAAAAACAAGGGGGGGGTTACTAGCTTGATTGGTCGACTTTTCTAAATTGAAAAATAGCTTGCCCGAGCCCTGCAGATTAAACATTTCTGCTGTAAAGTGTGGGTTTTGTATGGGCTGCTTAATCGAAAATTTGTAGTGGCTTTCAAATTCGCCTGAAGTTTTATAATGCAGCTGATTCAGACTAATCGCTCGGTTGGCGTTTTGTTCATCAACTATTTGTAATTCTGCCAGACTAATTTGTTTGCTATTGACTGATATAGGTTTGGGGGCAACAAAGGATAATTGTGGTTGGTCGTTTGTTACAAAATAATTTTGTACTAAGGGACATTCTAGCGCCAAAAAATTGTTTGTTAGTTGGCTTAAATCAATATTCATATCAAGGTTGCTCAGAGCGACATCTATCAATAAATTTCCTTGCAATACAAGATCAATTGGGCAGTTTGATAGGTGAAAACGACCACTGATATCTAAGCTGTTATCTGCTTGTATTGTTTTGCCGTCATAGCTTAGGTGACTGCTGATTGTTGCCTTTTCTAAGGCGGCATCTTTTAATAACTCATGATTAGCTTGGGCTAAGGTCTGTGCTTGTGGGATATATTTTGTTAAATCAGATAATCGCCAGTGCAAGTTAGTCATTAAAGCATTAGTCGATATTGTGACAAGTGCATTTAAGTCGCCAGTGATATTTAATTGGTTATGGCTCTTAGACTGCAAGGTTAAATATATGGGTTGTAATAATAAGTAAGAGTCGATTTCTAAGTGAGCTATTTGTACTGATGGCAAGCTACTTGGTAAAGCCAGTTCATTAGTTTGTGTTTCTTCAATATTGTTGGCGGGTACAGGGGCTTTAAAATGTGTAACTTTGACCTGTTCTATATTGATTTCATTGCTCCAAGGTTGCCAAATAGCTTGGTTGACAATCAGCTCAGCCATAGGAGATGTTACACATACTTGCTGAATATTCAGCTTTAATGGCCAATCAAATGAAAAGTCTAGGCAACTAATATGTAACTCTTGCTCTTGAGTAAAATATTCTATGCTTTTGCTGACAATCGGTCGGCGAAAAATAAAGAACAACAAAAATACAGTGATCAACAATACTGTGACTTTTAAGGTTTTAGATAGCTGAACTTGCCTAAAAAATTGAGTCATTAGTCCTTGAGTAACTTATGTGTATATATGGTGGATTTAATATCTTGTTCTGTCAGCCAAGTAGTCAGTTTGGCTCTAGTTAACATATCAGGTTGCGCCATTGTTTCGCGGTATAGCCTGAGTTGTTCGACTTTTTCATCGATTAGTTTTTTATCTAGTGTGACTAAAAAATAACTGCGGTGCGATGTGCGATTTTTAGGTAGGGGAACCTGCCAACCTTGAGCGATCTTTTTTAGTGGTAATACTGTATATGCATCTTGAGCGACGAGCAAAACTTGCACTTGGGATTGCTCAGTTTGTAAAGATAAAGCACATAGTTGTTTAAGTGAAAGTTCAGCAAAGGACTGTTGAGTTAAATT
The sequence above is a segment of the Paraglaciecola sp. L3A3 genome. Coding sequences within it:
- a CDS encoding YdbH domain-containing protein, giving the protein MTQFFRQVQLSKTLKVTVLLITVFLLFFIFRRPIVSKSIEYFTQEQELHISCLDFSFDWPLKLNIQQVCVTSPMAELIVNQAIWQPWSNEINIEQVKVTHFKAPVPANNIEETQTNELALPSSLPSVQIAHLEIDSYLLLQPIYLTLQSKSHNQLNITGDLNALVTISTNALMTNLHWRLSDLTKYIPQAQTLAQANHELLKDAALEKATISSHLSYDGKTIQADNSLDISGRFHLSNCPIDLVLQGNLLIDVALSNLDMNIDLSQLTNNFLALECPLVQNYFVTNDQPQLSFVAPKPISVNSKQISLAELQIVDEQNANRAISLNQLHYKTSGEFESHYKFSIKQPIQNPHFTAEMFNLQGSGKLFFNLEKSTNQASNPPLVFTISDDKQQLLVNNLQIGALAVAKLTSEFSFNQASQNQLTLSGMINSEKLHLEQLNITKTMSNFSLSGVDLADLQLSVNSQVFHLQHTNLSLQSISNNMDINIKELADIHFTGSTKIINLVAQNIDFQPISVSHTGQTNLNNSTLSSEHTIELEQGGLIFLQQQQSAASIFIEQQNIVNLQKIISQLEPKTLLKEGKLSANVKLTLSEEDQEFMAQGEVKFHNVSAKYKDYLINNINYQTPLMFNSAGLQLAQSNLLIESIDVGVTIEQIETQIIAQNSLFTMKQLKGEIFNGQFSLANLWLDGRDQQFNVNFKSIDLAQIMALQQQPGIKITGTIDGDVPMIMDQQGIRVEDGWMSSLSGGKLTIVDNPSFDSIKAQQPELALLENLDFTKLESKVKFTPDGWVFFDLALQGSNPDKKQAVNFNYSHEENIFSLLESIRLVNSVENRIEQKITQGEKK